The sequence GGAGCAGAACTGGTCCACGCCTCCCGAATTCCGGCTTTTCCCAGGGGGAAAAGAACCGGAATTAATTCCcccgggggaggtggggggttgcGAAAAAAATCCAGTTTGTCCATCAGTCCCAGCTTCCGCCTCCAGTCCCAAATTCTAACCCCATAATGACCATCGGCTGAATGTTGAGCAATAATTTCAAGGACCTTCCTTTAGGTGCCGGCCAGGGTTTAGATATATTGCCCACATCTGATTTCATTTCTGTCTAACCAAGCAAGGGgggcaaaaaacccacaacaaactTGTTCAAAGCCTGGCTGGGGAACAGCTATCTTTGGGCgggttttaaaaatgtgaacGGGGCCCTATATCCAGCCCGAACTCCTTCATAGGTGGGAGGTTTTCTTCGTCGCCATAAGAGCTAGAAACTGAATCTCTCTTTAATAATATGCAAGATGAAATTCGGCAAAGACTGATAGGGGCGGCAAGGCCTGTATGAGGCGCCACCGGATACCAGCAGAGCCTGGTATCCACTTCCAGAAATGCTAAACTTCAGAAAATGCCCCTCCAGATCAAAGAGCCACAGAGTTTGGAGCAAAGGGGCTGAATGTGACCAGGGTTCCTGTATTTACCCTGCACTGGGCTCTGCCCTCAATCAGAAAATCCCTGGAGTCACACATCAGCTATCTTCACAGACAGCTGCTTTCGCTTTTTAATACGTTATTTCATTAAAATCTTCTCAAACTAGACAAATCTCAAAAAAAGGTTAGTAAGTAGCTCTGGGTAACACAGCTCCCAATCCTAATAAACATGACCCGTGCCCAGCGTCATTTCAACAGATAGCAAACAGCAAGAGGCTGCTTGTTTTAGAAATACTCACCCATCAGGACTTTTGGGATGAATTTACaattatgggccagatctccCACGGCCATTCGTTACTCAGGCAAACTTCCCATTAGCTTCCCTGGGAGTTTCCCCGATGAGTAAtggagagcaggattgggccctgtttCTTTCCTAAATTCAGAGTCTGAGAAActattgcacacacacacacgtggttTTACAGGGTTTCTGGCTGAGCTGCTTGCTTATGGTGGGCTGTTTAACTTTGTTTTTAGAGttccaaatatttctttaaaacgATGGATAAACAGGATGGGACTCCATACCAAACAGGTCAGCGAGAGGGCAGAGGGTGCTGCTGATATGCCTGTCTTCCAAATTCAGCTAAACTATTCTTATGCCAAAGGCTACATAATCTCTGGGGGGTTAAAACTCTTGTAGGACCTGGTACACTATCTGTGTGTATATCTCTACATGCGTGCACTGTACGTTTTATATCCATCCGCCTATGCTCTTATTAAATATGGTATACCCAGGAAAACaggttttttaattaattattttatttatgttgaTTGTATGCTGCTGTATTATGGGGTGGAGGATATATACACATAAATACTCTCAGTGAGCCTATTCGACAATACTTGTTTTGTGGATTTACTGGCGAGTGGGAAGCTGGTGTGTAAGAACCGAACCACCGAGCCACCTAGAACTCGAACTAAAGGATCAGTGAAAGAGCAGATCTACTGCCCAATTTGTCTGCAGCGCTTTCCAGCCTAATTCAAGATGCATTATCTTATTTAAAAGGGGCTATGGCAAGAAGTTGCAATTATCATTGTCTCGGGTTACGGCAAATTCCATTATGCTGAGAAATGGGAGGAAAACAATGCCGTGAAAATGCGAATTGTCCTGCTAATAATGCGGGGAGTGCGTGAATGCAGCTTGTTCTCTGTCTGCGAGCAAGAGCACCGGGCAGCTTCCAGTCCTTTTTAATGCTCGAGGCTAATCTTGATAAATGATGGGAATTAATTTCCTAGCTAGAGCACCAGTTTCATCCACATCGTCGGGTCTGAGCTGCTTGGATGCCAAGTGAAATGCAGAGGACGCCCCTAGAAGGGCAAGGTGGTGCGAAGGTTTCTCTCCGGTGGGAAAAGCTCATGAAAACTGAAAGACACTCGGCAACCTGAGGGCGGATAAATCCGGTGGGTGCGGACACCATCCTGTTGCACAAAATGTCACAGACACACAAGACCTGGTTGTATGGGAAGCTGAAATGCTCAATACCCAAACAATGGGAAAATTCGGTAGCTATCAGTGCAGAAAAGGAGTTAAATGATGTTGTTGTCCTTTGATTTAAGAAGCTGCTCATCCAATTCAGTTTCAGATTATCCCGGGGCAgacatattctctctctctctctctctctctctctctctctctctctctctctctctctctttctctctctctctctcccaaccAGCCCCAACATCTTGAAGCAATCAGCAGCTGAGAAGGGACTCGTCCCCCTGGCATCTCAGGTTAAAGAAGGAGGTCCAGGAAAATGTGGTAGAGCCATTACAAGAAACCTGAGATGCATTCATCAGGGACTCCAATTGCCATCGCATTAGGATTGATTAGAGACCAGCCAGTACCGTAATGACCCGGAAAGAGGGGCATCCAGGGATTATTAATATAGACATTTTTCTAAAAGGGGAATCCATATTACCAGGATGACTATTTGTGTGCAAATTCACCTGCGCAAAACAGGTAGTTGGTGAGCCGCACAAATTGTACCTCTAACTTCAGCTAAAAAAAGAAGCCCCATGAAAATATACCTGAAGGTGTAAAACCCTGGACTCCTTCTATGTGGTAAAGACAGAGGTCACAACGAAATAATGGACTATCTCCCAGCCTTGATCATGTAGGACTCTTGTGGGCGGTCTCTGAGCGAGCAGGACATCAGGCCTATGAATATAACGCCTCCCTGAAAGTTACTAAAAAAACCGGTGCTCTGGGGGGATGGGAGAATTTTTAAAAGTCCCCATTTCCTCACTGGTGCTTGTGTTTGACCCGGCTGTCGGGGGTTTTGGCTGCTTTGCCGAACAGTCTGAACCGCACACAGACCCTAAATATtgtaaagatttatttatttttggtttaaatctccgttttaaaattaaaactgaacccccccccccacgataTTGATTAATGCAAAAAGCAGAACAAGCGAGGGATTCCAAAGAGAGCTGTACAAACAGCGATGGTCAGTCTGCTTCTTAGCGCTGTGCGCCAAAACAAATCAGCCCCTCATGGTCTCGGTTTAAATGCAGCTCACTGGATAATTAACTCCATCTTTCCAGCCCAACTTAACTGTTTATTTAGTGTCACCCTGTATTACCATCACTAGCACTTTCCTCTGAACAGGAGGAGCTGGAGGCTTTCACCTCCAAAAAGGAAATTCTTCTTAGCTTAGACAGATTCAGCATCCAGGATGTACATTAGTGCaaaagaaaagggggtggggggggaacctttgATTGAGAACtcgggagagagaaaaaaggcgAGGGGAGGATGCAAAGAAAAACATATACAAACGTTGTCAGCCAGACTAACGAAGAAAACGCGTGATCACCTCTAATCCTTTGAAAAATGTTCCGGTAACTATACAAAGAAAGAGCCCTTTGTATACAACTATATCTTATGTGAATCATGTCAAACGCTGGTCTTTTGGGGGTGGTTGGGGGCGCTTGAGAAAGGCTGTCCCCCCATTCATTCTAACATCTCTTGCTTTTCTGATCTGTTCTTTGGAGGTCCAAGTGCAGCTGGGGAACTTCCAGCGTTCCCCCAATGCTTTGTATTTTCTTTGTCTGAACATTTCCAATCCAGGCGTTCAGAACCAACACGCGCCCCGCAGAACtttgttttcctttgcttttgttgCAAACCCCAGGCACAATTGTCATAAAGCATCATACATCTGCACACACGCACCCCCTCGCTCCTTGCACTGCAACTTAAAGCCAAGGAAGAAGAATCCCAACAGCCCCTTTTCCACGTTTCAAACTCCTACAAACTTCTGTCTTCAAACTACTCCTGATTGTTTTTCCTTGTGCTTGGGCGCTAATGCCACGAAGCGCATCCAGGACAAAGGGAGGCGATATTTTCTGAAAGATAGACAAACCGGACAGATTTAAGAAGCCGCTCCCTTGCCCTGCCCTTCCCAAGATGCCTGCTGACACCAACTTTGTTTTTACAGGTGTCTTGGGGCAATTACTAACAAGTAATTAAAGGTTCCATTGGTTTCCAGGCATCTTGGGCCAAGGCTTCTATAGATAACAGCAAGTAATATGGAAAGAGTTCTGTcctttttaatttattaaaaaaaaaaaaaaagaaaatacaaatccTTATTGTTTAGAAATAAGCCAAGGAAACTGGCTGTCTCCCCTGTGCCTtgcagctgggaaggagggctgcagAGATCCGGTATCACGTTGCAGATTCTCACTAAAGATAACGAAATGTGATCTATTTTTCAGAACAGCAAGTGGATGGGAAAGAAACCCCTTACAACACAAAACTCATTTGCTAATGGCCTGGTTTTGTATTTCTCCATCTCAAGGTTCGGAAATCGCCCGACTTGTGTTACTGCACTTCCAGTTCGCCCAGTCGAAAGAGCATATTCTAGTCTCAGCAGCAGGCTGGCTCCCCAGAATTCGGCGGCTCTGCTTGTTAGTTGTTATTGTTTTAATCTTATTGGCGCAGAGACTTGACGGAGCTGGGAGGTTTCTCATCAAATCAAGAACACATCCGCAGATGTGCATCATATCCGTGGCCCTTTTAATTTCACACTCATAAATTGTCGGAGTCCATCCATAAATAAAAAACGGACCCAAGCGCTTCCCAAACCGCGGTGATATGCGTGGCGCAGTTGCGTGCGATCTGCTTAATTTTGCAATGTATCCGAGTAACCCTGCGGATAGCTATAGCATGAATATCTCATTATGGAAGAGCACAAAATAATGGCCTGTTTAATATTAAACCTGTAAAGACATTTGATTTAAGGCCTGATGAAAATGTTGCAGAGGTCCCTTCCTCGCTTGTCTTTGCTTTTGAGAGGAAAAGACTGCAGTCAAAGGCGTGGTCAATTATCCTTTACAacgatttttaaatgaaatattttgattaacaTGAGCTACATTTTATTTCGAGGGGAAATGAAGGCTGTGATCTGGGATTTGAAATGTTGCTCGTTTTCTTTCTGCAAGGAGGGGGGGGCGGACTATGAAACCTACACTCTGTTTTGTTGTTATTTGGTTATTGACATCAAATGGTTTTGCTGGAACAATAAAACCCTTTCTGTGTGATTTTAAAAGGAGAAGTCGGTTAGTGTGGCTTTTAAATTCATGTCATTTTACCTCTTTTAGTGGTTTAAAGTGAACGGTTTCCATTTTGGGAAAATCCGTCCCGGCCAATAATTAACATTCATAATAACTGGTTCTCTTATGCGGGATTGAAATAGTAGGCAGTACCCGCGTGAACAAGGCACTGTCCCCCCCTTGGTATGGGATTTTTGATTACATGGAAGAATAACCATTTTGGAATAGGAAAGGAAGGTTCTGGCGAAGCACTGGCCGCATCCGAAGAATTTGCTTATTCTTAACAATTGTGGTGTTTATTTGGTCAGACTTTTAACGATACACAGCAGAGGCAGGCGGAGGAGAACAGAGTATCGTCTTCAGATGGGAAGTATCTCCACCAGGTATAAATTTCCGTCTCTCTGCTCACTAAGTTTGTCAGATCCCTACTCCTTGAAAAAATTACAACTTATttcctcatttaaaaatattagccaaaaaaaaaatcacttagcaAACTCGCGTTTGAACATGCAATTTCTATTCCAGGAGACAATCACTGGAAGTTGCAAGATCATAGATTATAATTCTGCGCACTTGCTCTAGACTTTAGGGTATTAGTTGATTTTAGAGCTGGGTTTAAGACTCCGTTCCGGTCCCCACACAGCTGCCTTGTCAATAAGGATCTGTTCCAAGTAGAGACATTCCTTCTGGCAGGACATTGCAGCTCTTTAAGACTTCATCTGAAACATCATAAGTACTAAAATAAAATGGCAAGGGAAAATTACCAGACACATGGTCATGGGATATAGAAGTGCCCTGACGACTCCAGTGTAGTAAGTAAATCCATTGTACAGACAGTGGGGGCAGTGACTTATTTTAAATAGCTCACACAGccattatatatatttaaaaaaataatctaggCATACGTAAGTATCAAAGTCCGCCTTCAGCGTGTTTCATTGTAGATGAGAACCCTGACTTCGGAAATGCCCAGTGTATTGCGTTCACACACACGCATATCTCGCTATGAGCTTTTAGAGTATATATTTTTTCTCTATAAGACCTCGAAAACCAACGATTTGTGGAAAACACGAAAGTTGTTGGCATTTAAGCAGAGGCAAATGTGCCATTCCAAATGGCAGGGAGTACGGAACTGCGGGCATCAGTGTATACAAACAATAAAGCCGGTGTCACTACACTCTCATTTCTGTGTCAGCCACAGACGTTCCGCACTTAACTTTAAGCGTCTAAAATCAAATAAATCCAAATGTATTTCGTGAGGAGAAACGGGTTTTTAAGAGCATCGCGATTGTGATTAGCACCCACTAAGTGAACTCATTCTTAAATCAAAAGCATTCTGAAGGGTActtaaaattctgttttctgcTTATCTAATCAAAGATAAATACAGTCATAAAGACACTCGCTTCCCACCATTCGGCTTTCCTTATCTCTGCTTATTGTTCTTATCGCCTACCCTGTTCCCTGCTACTGACAATAGATTATCTTTGTTTAGGGAGGCTAATTGTTTTCAGAatcttttttaaataatacctGCTTTTGAACAAGGTGTGCAAATGAGGATTAGGATAATTAAAGCGCCGTTTGTTTGTGTCAAATActctgcatgcacacacacacaaaagaaaatgaatattgCACAAACACCTTTCATTTCTACTACACTTGGGGACACACGTTCATTACTCCACTCCGAAGGCACAACAACAGAAAGTGATGCTTCTTTACTTCTTCTTCTACAGCATCCTATACTGGGGAGCTAGGTCCAAATCACAACTACCCAGTGTTAGATGGATGATTGTATTTGACTAATTCGAACTCAGATCTGCTTCAGTCTAAACGctttgcccctctccctccacccccctaaaATAAGCAGCACTTTCAGTTTTGCCAGTGCCAGTTTGCAAAGCAATTCATGGCGAAGACACTTTGAATGAGGGCCTTGGAAATGCTTCcagcctctccccccgcccccccttcacACACAACCACCTCTCACCCTCCTGTCCTCCAACCCAAAGTTATGGCTCTCCTTTATTATTTATCATGCTCCATAAGCTATTCATCAAGCCGTTATTTATTCATTCCCAACATTAAGGTAATTAAATATGAGCTCACATGGAAGGAGCCGAGCTGAGAGGgaccaggaggtgggggaggggacgtTTTTAAGGGCTGTAATAATTGATTTGTGCAGAGATGAGCCCCCGCTCCCCTTAGGTGACACTTGAGACGGGGCTCATGTTGCAGGGCCCTGACGTGTCTCCCCTCCCGGGACGGCGCGCGGCTCCCCTCCCGGGCTCTCTCCCACACGCTCAGCCACTCACTCATCAGACCCCAGCCGCGGCAGCAGCTCGGCTCGCGGGCCCGGCCTCCCCGGCTCAGCCCTGCTGCCTTGCAGGCCGCGCGCCTCTGGCGGAGCCTCCGATAGGCGCGCGGGGGCGTCCAATCAGCGCGGCCCGGCCGCTGGGGCGCTTTAAGCCTGGCTGCGGCGGACGAGCCACAAAGTTCCCCCAGCAACAACCCGAGCATCCCACCCCGCGCTCGCGCCCAGGCCGGGGCTCCGCGCGCCCCCCGCCGCTCCGCCGCCGCCGCACCTGGGAGCGCCCGGCCTCGCGCCGGCCTCTCACCTGGCCGCTCGGGCGGGAGCCGTCCCGCCGCCTCCTCTCCGCAGCCGGGACCTTCGGCCGAGCCATGTCCATGCTGCCGTCCTTCGGCTTCACGCAGGAGCAAGTGGCCTGCGTGTGCGAGGTGCTGCAGCAAGGGGGGAACCTGGAGCGGCTGGGCCGGTTCCTCTGGTCCCTGCCGGCCTGCGACCACCTGCACAAGAACGAGAGCGTCCTCAAAGCCAAGGCGGTGGTGGCCTTTCACCGGGGCAACTTCCGCGAGCTCTACAAGATCCTGGAGAGCCACCAGTTCTCGCCCCACAACCACCccaagctgcagcagctctggctcaAGGCGCACTACGTGGAAGCCGAGAAGCTGCGGGGCAGACCCCTGGGCGCCGTGGGCAAGTACCGGGTGCGCCGAAAATTCCCCCTGCCCCGGACCATCTGGGACGGCGAGGAGACCAGCTACTGCTTCAAGGAGAAGTCCCGGGGCGTGCTGCGGGAGTGGTACGCGCACAACCCCTACCCCTCGCCCCGGGAGAAAAGGGAGCTGGCCGAGGCCACCGGCCTCACCACCACCCAGGTCAGCAACTGGTTTAAAAACCGGAGGCAGCGGGACAGAGCAGCAGAGGCGAAGGAAAGGTACTTGCCCCTGCGTTTTCTCTCTTTTTACTCCCCTGCCGTGCGCTTTGTAGGGCGGCTTGGGGGCTGCGTGGATCTGTccgtggggcggagggggggggggagccggccGTAAAGCTCCTGCATTTGGATGTAGCTGATGAACAAGAATTAGTAGCGGGgttttttggggtgtgggggaggggtgtgtgtgtttgtttcagcCCGCTTTTAGCGCGAGCGACGAGCCGGAATCGTGATCCCCACTGGGGTCTCTGTCCCGCCCCGGCACCCCGCAAAGCTCCGGGGTGCGGTGGGGGGTTGTTTTTACGGCGGCAGGGCACACCAAATGGGAAAGGGTAGCCAGTAGCTCCCGCAGAGGGAAAGGTGATTCCCGCATCTGGCTGAGGCTCTGCCCGGCGGTGCTTTAGgggatattgtgcctctggcaTTGAGAGCAATGCTCGGGGAAGAATAAACATCGGCTAGGCTGCGCGCTAACCCGCCAGATCACTCCCTTGGagtcactttttaaaagcaaaagctgGGTTTCATTTCCCCCTTGAAAGTGCGGGCAGGAGAAAAACGGGTTGGGTATTTTTCGCGCAGAAGGCTGGGACGCGATTTTTATAAGGCAATGAGATACGCTCTGAAAAGTCTTCGCTCTTCCTCCCCGCATCCGGACCTATTCGgctgctccccatccccacctgcCTAACGCCAAGGGTTAAATCCACTTCTAGCTGACTTCTGGAGACAGCTTTGTCACTCTTGCCTTTTGTTTCATCCCTTACCGCCTGAGCGGGGGAATGGGACTCAGGGAACTTTGTGGCAGGCAGAACAGCCAGGGAAGTAAATAAATAAGAAGCTAGGCATTAAGGAGAGAGCGTTTGATTCCCTGCCTTTTATTCACCCCCTCGTCTCTCGGGACTTGGGGTTGCACTTCCCTCTGGCAGGGCTGCACTGTGGCAGGGGAGTGCAGCCTGGGGTCCGGAAGAGAACGAGAAATCCGAGAGGCTGTAGCCGAGAGTTTATGAAATTAACCAGGAGTGAGTCAGGGCTGAGACACTTTCAACCGCACACATAGATCGGGGGGTAATAGAAGCGTGAGGACCGCCTTGGGTGGGAAGGGGGTAACTAACCCCTGTGTGAATCGGCTCGGAACCACGTCTGCAGTTCGAGCCGGATTTCAATTCCAGCAATGAGCGTGTTATGAAACCAGGCCTCTGGCTCCCTCCCTTCGAGCACAAGGAAACTGGGCACAATGTGTCCTGCTCCCGCACTAATCTCGCTACCTGCCTGCTTGGTTAAATCCCAACTCCCCGTTAGCACCCACGGGTTTAGAAGGCTTTCTAAATATTTGACCAGCCACGCAAAGGgcagtttttaattttaaaaagcccttGTCCTCACCTAAGTGAACGTGCACATCAGTGACATGAGGTCGTGCAGCTGTCTAAATAGGCCCAACACGGCAGCTCCCGCGATGAATCCGGATTAAAATAGCAAACGCTCTTCATGGTGTTTTTGAATATCGGTGtggagttttatttatttatttgtaaataaaacgTTTTCTTCAAAACAGCTGTTTGTTGCGAGGTGACGCCCGCACAGTGAGACACGTTCGTTGAATAGAGGGGGTTTGATTTAAAGTTTCTCTGTAGTTTGGGTAACGCGCTACACTGATGCATTGAGGATGAGTTGCTAGTTTCCCTCGAGGCATTCGCGAGGGAGAACGCCGAAAGAAATGGCGCATCCACTGCTTTTTTCATGCTTCTTTGGAGCAGAATACAAATTGAGTCTCGCTTTAAGTTGATGAGCTGCCTCCTTGTCCCTGCTTTGTAACAAACTGGATGCATTCTCTTTTTCTTAGGGAGAACACTGAAAACAACAACACGTCCACCAACAAAAGCAACCAGCTCTCTCCCCTGGATGGGGGCAAACCGCTTATGTCCAGCTCCGAAGAAGAATTCTCCCCCCCACAAAGTCCAGATCAGAACTCAGTCCTTCTATTACAGGGAAACCTCAGCCATGCCAGGAGCTCCAACTATTCCCTGAGCGGCTTAACTGCCTCTCAGACCAGCCACAGCCTTCAGGACTCCCTGCTAGGACCCCTCACCTCGAGCTTGGTAGACCTCGGGTCCTAAAACAGGAGCAAGCTGCCGTTACAGCAATGGAAACGGAGGTTTACCTCGGCGATAAGACACTCGATTGTAAATAGAGGACCGGACACGATTTTACAGCTTATCTGGTGATTCTTAACACGACTTACAACTCTCTTTTAAAACGCTCCCAaggagtcccctctcctctcctatCTAACACGCTTACAGCTTTCCCATTATTCTTCTCCAAGCAGCCAAAGGCAGAACACGGCGGTTCCCTGTGATTTTCTCTCACGATGTCCCTTCGAATTCAATTACATGTTACCAGGAATGACAAAATAACTGGATTTGAGTCAATTCGAAACAAAGTGCGGAAGATCCAGTCTGTCACCtacagggggggggggaagagatcgATGAAAAGTCTTTCTGTAGTTGGGGAAATTTATTCTCATTTGAATTCTTAAGAACTAAAAGGGCGATAATCTACAAGGCCTTTTatttgggagggaggtgggaggggaagttAAGTTTACATTGTTCACATTTCGTGTTAACAAAAGATTTCGGTGTagattaaattttaaaagatgcaGTATTAGAATAAAAAACAGTGCCTATGTCTTAAAGCAGATATACGAGGCAATTAGCTAGAGGAACTTCAATGACCATTAATAGAGCAaacattcttgtctttttttttttttttgtggtgaaCTTTCGAAATGCATCAATGTGACttaaactaaaaataataaaaaaaaataataactaCGGCTTCCTCGGAACAATATTTCTTATTATACCCTGACAACTTTCATGTCAATATGGCATACTCTTGTTAGCTTGCCCCTTGCCCTCACGCCATAGTTTGTCTTGCAAAAGGATGCAGAGCTGGAAGCTGGAGTATTTGTTACCAAAATTAGCATGTGCTTTcaggtttttcttttctattgTACCTAAACAAGCCTAAattaaataacaataattaatagaATACAAAGAGTATGATTTTCTTTGAAAAGATGAGTTCTGTcttcttattccagaatagttcTGTTTTCATTTCAAATGGTTTAACTATTTCCTTTGCTGAGGGTTATTTTTGGCAGAAAAACAAGACAACAGGGCTATCTCAAAGAACTAGGTTGGTCCCACGCTGaataactgctttttaaaaaaagatttgttcaatgtttattttttagaAGCATTGTTTATCCACTAGCTGTTTTCAGACACGTTCATCGTTATCTGGATCCTTCAGGGTTAACAGTCTTGCTGACAAGAGCATGGGGAAAGGACTGCACTGCATTTAATcg comes from Lepidochelys kempii isolate rLepKem1 chromosome 6, rLepKem1.hap2, whole genome shotgun sequence and encodes:
- the LOC140913927 gene encoding homeobox protein SIX1, which produces MSMLPSFGFTQEQVACVCEVLQQGGNLERLGRFLWSLPACDHLHKNESVLKAKAVVAFHRGNFRELYKILESHQFSPHNHPKLQQLWLKAHYVEAEKLRGRPLGAVGKYRVRRKFPLPRTIWDGEETSYCFKEKSRGVLREWYAHNPYPSPREKRELAEATGLTTTQVSNWFKNRRQRDRAAEAKERENTENNNTSTNKSNQLSPLDGGKPLMSSSEEEFSPPQSPDQNSVLLLQGNLSHARSSNYSLSGLTASQTSHSLQDSLLGPLTSSLVDLGS